The Streptomyces capitiformicae genome contains the following window.
GTGCACCACCGGTTTCATGCTGACCATGGCACTGGCCCGGCTCGTGGGCGACGCGGTGGTCAACCGTTTCGGTGCGGTCCGAACCGTACGGGCGGGCGGTGTCCTCGCCGCGCTCGGCGGTCTGCTGATCGTCGTCGCGAACCACCCGGTGATGGCGATGGGCGGCTTCGCGCTGATGGGCCTGGGCATCGCCGTGGTCGTACCGCTCTGCTTCGCCGCCGCCGGTCGCAGCGGGCCGAACCCCAGCCTGGCCATCGCGGGCGTCGCGACCATCACGTACACCTCGGGCCTGATCGCGCCGAGCGCGATCGGCGGGCTGGCCCAGATGACGAGCCTGGTGGTGTCGTTCGGCCTGGTGACCGTGCTGGCGTGCGGGCTCGCCGTCTTCGCGGGCGTGCTGCGCACCGCTGAGCGGGAGCGCCCCGAGGTCGGCCGACCGGAGGCGGCGGTTCCCGACCCGAGGCCCTGACCGGCATGCCTCCTCAGCCCCGCGCCAGCTCGTACGCGTACTCCGGTGAGAACGCCCCCGCCCTCCCCCGGCAGCCGTCGGACTCGCCCGGCAGTTTCACCCACAGATAGGCGTCGATGCGGGCCTCGCCGGTGCCGAGGGTCGGCGGCTGTCCGAGGCTGCGGCCGGAGGGGTCGCACCATGCGCCGTCGGTGGGGGCTCCGTTGCCGTTGCGGCTGGTGTCGATGACGGCGCCGAGGCTCGCGGGGCCGCCGAGGGCGGCCAGCACATGGCGGGTGTAGGCGACCTCGGCGTCCGTGCGGTTGAAGTTCGACACGTTGCTGAAGACGCCGTCGGAGGCGTCGGGCGAGGCGGCGCCCGCCTGGCGGAGCAGTGCGGCCTGCTTGTCCGGCGCGTTCCATCCGGAGTGCCCGGCGTCGTAGTAGACCCGGGCGCCGGGGTTGGCCGCCTTCAGGACGCGACCGGCGCGGGCGAGGGACGCGAAGCGGTCGGCCCGCGCGCCGGCGGAGAGACAGTCCGACTGGGCGATCGCGTCCGGCTCCAGGATCACGATGACCTCGTCCGAGCCGAGCCCGGCGGCGAAGGCATCGATCCAGGCGTCGTACGCGTCCAGGCTCGACGCCCCGCCCTGCGAGGCCCCGCCGCAGTCGCGGTCGGGGATCGCGTACGCCACGAGGACCGGCACCCGGCCCTGCGCGGCCCCACCGGAGGCGACCGCCGCGACCTGGGACGTGACGGTGGCCGGGTCGGGGTCCGTGAACCAGATGGCGGCCGGGTGGTCGGCGATGCCGGACTCGATGACGGCGCTGCGCGGGTCACCGGGGTTGTCACGGACCCAGTCGAGGACCTGGGAGTCGGGGTGACGGTAGAGCTCACCGGGTTCGGTCAGGGGCTCCGTCCGCTGTTCGGTCCGCTCCGCCGAGGGCTGCACGCCGGCCTTCCTCGAGGGTTCGGGCGACTTCGAGGGCGTGAGCGAGCTCCGCGACGGGGACGGGGTCGCCGGGGTCGGGTCGGCCGGCTCGGATGGGAGGCTCGGTGAGCGGCTCGTCAGGGGGCGGGCCTCGTCGGAGCCTGTGTCGCCGTTCATCGCGGTCACCACTCCGGTGACGGTGCCGACGACGGTCACGACCGCCGCGGCCACGACCATGGCGCGGCGCCTCGCCGTCCGCCTGCGCTCGGCTCGGCGTGCGGCCAGACGCTGGGCACGTAAGCCTGACACGTGGTGCTCCCCCCTGCTCCCGGACTGAGGCTTCCCCTGCCTCACGACACTTCCCGGTACTCCCCGTCGCGCCCCCGTTACCCCGTTC
Protein-coding sequences here:
- a CDS encoding glycoside hydrolase family 6 protein codes for the protein MVVAAAVVTVVGTVTGVVTAMNGDTGSDEARPLTSRSPSLPSEPADPTPATPSPSRSSLTPSKSPEPSRKAGVQPSAERTEQRTEPLTEPGELYRHPDSQVLDWVRDNPGDPRSAVIESGIADHPAAIWFTDPDPATVTSQVAAVASGGAAQGRVPVLVAYAIPDRDCGGASQGGASSLDAYDAWIDAFAAGLGSDEVIVILEPDAIAQSDCLSAGARADRFASLARAGRVLKAANPGARVYYDAGHSGWNAPDKQAALLRQAGAASPDASDGVFSNVSNFNRTDAEVAYTRHVLAALGGPASLGAVIDTSRNGNGAPTDGAWCDPSGRSLGQPPTLGTGEARIDAYLWVKLPGESDGCRGRAGAFSPEYAYELARG